The Magnolia sinica isolate HGM2019 chromosome 10, MsV1, whole genome shotgun sequence genome includes a window with the following:
- the LOC131216947 gene encoding putative disease resistance protein At1g50180, with the protein MAVESAVSLVLRKLSDVLVQEAVSLYGVRDQVEWVERELRRMRCFLKDAHAKQSGDERVKNWVADVRDVAYDAEDVIDTFILKIEGHMRSGFVGFFKRCIFIHVELLARREVGNEIERIKNKIREMSASRLTYGITDVSKVEEGSSSRGESLHEQRQTSPLFGVTEVVGFEEDINILAGQLIDGDSRRCVVSVVGMGGLGKTTLAVKVHNNDAVKKHFDCCAWVFVYQEYVVRDLLQSIIKCLMPLSQEESEKVEKMNPVQLREKLSNHLTERKYLVVLDDMWKTEAWDSIVAAFPDMNNGSRILITTRNRDVASYADARSCPHQLRLLGDEEGWKLFCKKAFLEQGIHCQQNLEKLGKEILAKCGGLPLAIVVIGGLLSRKATDPKEWEKVLRRISSQFTDDESRIARILALSYEDLPYHLKPFFLYLGVFPEDYEIRAKKLIYLWTAEGFVEPKGDETVEEAAEACLEELIHRSLIQVSKICSIGGVKSCRIHDLLRELSISKAKEDKFVDVHHKHTSLLSPSNSRRLAIHQAPSKYTCLNHTSSHLRSVLWIDLMKGEVRKKQEQFLLRGFSLLRVLDLSYIYENEKASKRNRYTDPLEIP; encoded by the coding sequence ATGGCTGTTGAGTCTGCTGTTTCCTTGGTTTTAAGAAAACTCAGTGATGTACTAGTTCAAGAGGCAGTTTCCCTCTATGGAGTGCGTGATCAGGTCGAGTGGGTCGAGAGAGAATTGAGGCGGATGCGGTGCTTCTTGAAAGATGCTCACGCAAAGCAAAGCGGTGATGAAAGAGTGAAGAATTGGGTAGCGGATGTAAGAGATGTCGCTTACGATGCAGAAGACGTCATCGACACCTTCATCCTCAAAATAGAAGGACATATGAGAAGTGGGTTCGTCGGTTTCTTTAAAAGGTGCATATTCATCCATGTTGAATTATTGGCTCGACGTGAGGTCGGCAATGAGATAGAACGGATAAAGAATAAAATCCGGGAGATGTCTGCGAGCAGGCTGACATACGGCATTACAGATGTCAGCAAAGTCGAAGAAGGTAGCAGCTCCAGGGGTGAAAGTCTGCACGAGCAAAGGCAAACTTCTCCTCTATTTGGAGTGACAGAAGTCGTCGGTTTTGAAGAAGACATAAACATATTAGCGGGACAGTTGATCGATGGCGATTCACGACGTTGTGTGGTTTCTGTGGTCGGAATGGGCGGTCTTGGCAAGACTACTCTTGCCGTTAAAGTTCATAACAATGATGCTGTAAAGAAACATTTTGATTGTTGTGCTTGGGTTTTTGTATATCAAGAATACGTTGTGAGAGATCTTTTGCAAAGCATTATAAAATGCCTCATGCCTCTTAGTCAAGAAGAGTCTGAGAAGGTAGAGAAAATGAATCCTGTTCAGTTGAGAGAGAAGCTTTCCAATCATTTGACTGAAAGGAAATATCTTGTGGTGTTGGACGATATGTGGAAGACTGAAGCATGGGATTCTATAGTAGCTGCTTTTCCAGATATGAATAATGGAAGTCGAATCCTAATCACCACCCGCAACAGAGATGTAGCTTCATATGCAGATGCACGGAGCTGTCCCCACCAGCTGCGGCTTTTAGGAGATGAAGAAGGATGGAAGTTGTTTTGTAAAAAAGCATTCTTGGAACAGGGTATCCATTGCCAGCAAAATTTAGAGAAACTAGGTAAAGAGATTTTGGCGAAGTGTGGTGGTTTGCCTCTTGCTATTGTTGTCATAGGGGGGCTACTATCAAGAAAAGCAACAGATCCAAAGGAGTGGGAGAAAGTACTGAGGCGAATTAGCTCCCAGTTCACGGATGATGAATCTCGAATTGCAAGAATATTAGCCTTAAGCTATGAAGATTTACCCTACCATTTGAAGCCATTCTTTCTCTACCTTGGTGTTTTTCCAGAAGACTATGAGATCCGTGCTAAAAAATTGATTTATCTGTGGACCGCAGAAGGATTTGTAGAGCCAAAAGGGGATGAAACGGTCGAGGAAGCTGCAGAGGCTTGCCTGGAGGAGCTAATCCATAGAAGCCTGATTCAAGTGTCAAAAATTTGTTCCATCGGTGGAGTTAAAAGCTGCCGCATCCATGATCTATTACGTGAACTCTCCATTTCAAAAGCCAAGGAAGACAAATTCGTAGACGTTCATCATAAACATACAAGTCTTCTCTCTCCATCAAATTCACGCCGGCTTGCTATTCATCAGGCACCTAGTAAGTACACTTGTTTAAATCACACCAGCTCACACCTCCGTTCAGTGTTATGGATCGATTTAATGAAGGGAGAAGTCAGGAAAAAGCAAGAGCAGTTTCTTTTAAGAGGATTCAGTTTGCTTAGggtgttagatctatcttatatatatgaaaatgagAAAGCTTCCAAAAGAAATAGGTACACTGATCCACTTGAGATACCTTAG